The Bacteroidales bacterium genomic interval AAAACTTTTATATTTGCAGACCGATTTGAATTAATTGTTTGTAATTCACTGATATTAAAAGATTTTAAACATGACAAAAGCTGACATCGTAAACGAAATCTCCAGGAATACTGGAATCGAGAAGGTGACGGTTCAGAGAACCGTGGAAGCCTTTATGGAAGCTGTTAAGGAATCCCTGGTAAAAGATAAAAATGTTTATCTGCGGGGATTCGGGAGCTTTATCGTAAAGAAAAGAGCCAAAAAAACAGCCCGGAATATTTCCAAAAATACGACCATCATTATACCTGAACACTATATTCCGGCGTTCAAGCCTGCCAAGTCATTTGTGCAGAAGGTGAAGACAAACGTGAAATAACTGAAAAACTAAGGAATTATGCCAAGCGGAAAGAAGAGAAAGCGGCACAAGATGTCAACCCACAAGCGGAAAAAACGCCTGCGCAAGAACCGGCATAAGAAGAAAAACCGGTAAATCAGTGTACCATACTTTTTTATGGCAAACCTAAAAATCCTGAAGGGTTTTTAGGTTTGTTGTCTTCGGAAGCATTGAAAAAATAACGCGTATTGTGGTAAATGATCTTATTATTGATGTAACTCCTTCCGATATATCGATTGCCCTTCTGGAAGACAAACGGTTGGTTGAACTCCACAAGGAAAAACCTGACAATCAATATGCGGTAGGGAATATATACCTGGGGCGGGTTAAAAAAGTGATGCCTGGCCTGAATGCTGCCTTTATTGATATTGGTTATGAGCGGGATGCCTTTCTGCATTACCTTGATATGGGGCCGCAGTTCCGGTCACTGAACAGCTACCTGAAAACGGCTCTTTCACGTAAGGGGAAACTTCCTGGATTGTCAAAGTTCAGAAACGAACCGGATATTGATAAAAATGGCAAAATTACGGATATCCTTTCCGGGGGCCAGCTGATTATAGTGCAGGTTACCAAAGAGCCTATTTCTACCAAGGGCCCCAGGCTGACTTCCGAAATATCCATTCCGGGGCGGAACCTTGTCCTGATGCCCTTTTCTGACAAGATTTCCGTATCACAGAAGATTGAAAACAGCGACGAAAGAAACCGGCTGAAAACGCTGATCCAGAGTATCAGGCCCCGTAACTACGGGGTTATCATCCGCACTGCTGCCGAAAACAAAAAAGTGGCCGAACTGGATGCCGAACTCAGAAGCCTTATACGAAAATGGGAAACGGCATTCGAAAACATTAAAGGGGTTCATCCTCCCCGGCTGATTATCTCGGAACTTAACCGGACTTCAGCCATATTGCGTGACCTGCTCAATGTTTCGTTCAACAGCATTTATATCAACGACGAAACAGTTTATCAGGAGATCAGAGACTACATCGGCACCATTGCCCCTGAAAAGCAGAAAATCGTCAAGCTGTATTCCGGTTCAGAGCCTATTTTTGAGCATTTCGGCATTGTCAAGCAGATAAAATCCTCCTTTGGGAAAACAGTATCCTTTAAGAACGGTGCATATCTGATTGTCGAACATACCGAAGCGCTGCACGTGATTGATGTGAACAGTGGCAACCGCTCCAAATCTGCCCAGGATCAGGAATCCAATGCCCTTGACGTCAACCTGGCAGCTGCGGAAGAAATAGCCAGGCAGCTCCGGCTAAGGGATATGGGAGGGATTATTGTGATCGATTTTATCGATATGCAAACCAATGAGCATAAGCAGATGCTCTATGACCGGATGAAGGAGCTGATGGAACGCGACCGTGCCAAACATACCATTCTGCCCCTGAGCAAATTTGGCCTGATGCAGATAACCCGCCAGCGCGTAAGGCCTGAAATGACTATTGATACGCTTGAAAAATGTCCTTCCTGCAACGGCACCGGGCAAATTACGCCTGCCATTCTGCTCACCGACCAGATCGAAAGCAAACTGGCTTACTTTGTTGGTAAATACCAGTTGCGCAGGATCATTCTGAAAACACACCCCTATATAGCAGCCTATTTAACCAAAGGGTTCATTTCACTGCGGCTCAGATGGTCGTGGCGCTACCGGTGCCGGATCATTGTGCAGGACATGGAATCCTACCAGTTTCTCGAATACCACTTTTTCAACAAAGAGGAAGAAGAATTGTTATAGCTTCGTGTTTTCATAATACCAATCTATGAAACGAATTGCCGTATTTCTTGGTTTGCAGGTTTTCTTTTTCTTATTGGCTGCAGGACAGATTGTTAATCCGGTTTCGTGGGCATTTTCCTCCCGGCCGACTTCCGGCAATGAGGCGGAGTTGCTGTTTACTGCCAAAATAAAGCAGGGCTGGCATATGTACGGGGTTAACATTCCCGACGGAGGCCCGATTCCCACCTCGTTTCATTTCAATACTTCGTCTGACTATCAGCTTCAGGGAGAAATTGTTCCGGTCATCAAACCGGTTGTTAAAATGGATCCCAATTTCAATATTCAGGTTGAACTGTTTGATGGGAAAGCAGAGTTCAGCCAGAAAGTCAGAATTCTGAAGAACGGAAAGGTAACTGTGAGCGGGTATGTTGAATTCATGAGCTGCAGCGATAAGGAATGCACTCCTCCCGCACAGGAAGAATTTGCGTTTGAGCTTACCGGTACCGGTGCCGCGGAGACTGCCATACCAATGGCTAATCAGGGATTACAGAGTGTGCGCGTTGATACGGCATCAAAAACTGCGGTGCAGTCAGCTGAAGAGAATGCTTCAGCCGGGCCGGTGCAACAATCGGCATCTTCAGGCCAGGGGCGATCATTGTGGGGCTTTTTTCTGCTCTCGTTGCTGGCCGGCCTGGGAGGTATTCTGACTCCCTGCGTGTACCCGATGATTCCCATGACTGTTTCGTTTTTTATGCGCAATCAGGAAAACAGGCGTAAAGCCGTTTTTCAGGCTTTCATCTTTGGTCTTTCCATTACCCTGGTATATACCCTCGTTGGCGTTCTGGTGGCTGTTTTCAAGGGTGGTGCCGATGCAGCCAATCAAATCAGTACCCACTGGCTTTCCAATTCCATTTTTTTTCTGTTGTTTGTGCTTTTTGCCGCTTCTTTCTTTGGCATGTTTGAAATGATTCTTCCTTCCTCCCTTGCCAACAGGCTTGATCGGCAGGCTGACAGAGGAGGCATGGCCGGAGCATTCTTCATGGCACTTACAACCGTAATCGTATCTTTTTCCTGTACCGGGCCTATTGTTGGAAGCCTGCTGGTAGAAGCGGCAAGCGGACTTGCCCTGAAACCGGTTCTGGGAATGTTTGGCTTCGGGCTTGCTTTTTCATTGCCCTTTACCGTGTTTGCCATGTTTCCTTCCCTGCTGAAAAATCTTCCCAAATCAGGGGGATGGCTCAATGCAGTGAAAGTAGTTCTGGGTTTTATTATGCTGGCCTTTTCGCTCAAATTCCTCAGCAATATAAGTGAGAGCTATCACCTGGATTTTCTGCCAAGAGAAGTATATCTCTCTGTCTGGATCGTCCTCTTTGTTTTGCTCGGTGCTTATCTGCTCGGAAAAATCAGATTTGTCCATGATAGTGAACTTACCCATATTGGCTTCCCCAGGTTTTTGCTGGCTGTGGCTTCTTTTGCATTTGCTGTTTATCTGATTCCCGGTCTGCTGGGAGCCCCGCTGAAAGAGGTTGGTTCCCTCATTCCGCCGGCAAAATCTTCTGCCCCTGCTATGCTGAATACAGGTGTATCACCATCAAAATCGGGCGGCAATGAACTTTGTGACGTGCCTCTTTATTCAGATATTCTCAGTTTGCCATATGGCTTGAAGGGATATTTCGATTATGATCAGGGAATGGCGTGT includes:
- a CDS encoding integration host factor subunit beta, which produces MTKADIVNEISRNTGIEKVTVQRTVEAFMEAVKESLVKDKNVYLRGFGSFIVKKRAKKTARNISKNTTIIIPEHYIPAFKPAKSFVQKVKTNVK
- a CDS encoding Rne/Rng family ribonuclease, whose translation is MVNDLIIDVTPSDISIALLEDKRLVELHKEKPDNQYAVGNIYLGRVKKVMPGLNAAFIDIGYERDAFLHYLDMGPQFRSLNSYLKTALSRKGKLPGLSKFRNEPDIDKNGKITDILSGGQLIIVQVTKEPISTKGPRLTSEISIPGRNLVLMPFSDKISVSQKIENSDERNRLKTLIQSIRPRNYGVIIRTAAENKKVAELDAELRSLIRKWETAFENIKGVHPPRLIISELNRTSAILRDLLNVSFNSIYINDETVYQEIRDYIGTIAPEKQKIVKLYSGSEPIFEHFGIVKQIKSSFGKTVSFKNGAYLIVEHTEALHVIDVNSGNRSKSAQDQESNALDVNLAAAEEIARQLRLRDMGGIIVIDFIDMQTNEHKQMLYDRMKELMERDRAKHTILPLSKFGLMQITRQRVRPEMTIDTLEKCPSCNGTGQITPAILLTDQIESKLAYFVGKYQLRRIILKTHPYIAAYLTKGFISLRLRWSWRYRCRIIVQDMESYQFLEYHFFNKEEEELL
- a CDS encoding DUF255 domain-containing protein; amino-acid sequence: MKRIAVFLGLQVFFFLLAAGQIVNPVSWAFSSRPTSGNEAELLFTAKIKQGWHMYGVNIPDGGPIPTSFHFNTSSDYQLQGEIVPVIKPVVKMDPNFNIQVELFDGKAEFSQKVRILKNGKVTVSGYVEFMSCSDKECTPPAQEEFAFELTGTGAAETAIPMANQGLQSVRVDTASKTAVQSAEENASAGPVQQSASSGQGRSLWGFFLLSLLAGLGGILTPCVYPMIPMTVSFFMRNQENRRKAVFQAFIFGLSITLVYTLVGVLVAVFKGGADAANQISTHWLSNSIFFLLFVLFAASFFGMFEMILPSSLANRLDRQADRGGMAGAFFMALTTVIVSFSCTGPIVGSLLVEAASGLALKPVLGMFGFGLAFSLPFTVFAMFPSLLKNLPKSGGWLNAVKVVLGFIMLAFSLKFLSNISESYHLDFLPREVYLSVWIVLFVLLGAYLLGKIRFVHDSELTHIGFPRFLLAVASFAFAVYLIPGLLGAPLKEVGSLIPPAKSSAPAMLNTGVSPSKSGGNELCDVPLYSDILSLPYGLKGYFDYDQGMACARALNKPVFLDFKGHACSNCKKMEAEVWSDPAVIERLSRNFVIIALYVDDRYQMPQEKWITSPVDGKVKKTIGARNADLQIEKFRSNTQPLYAITDAEGNLLAGPQGAEFNISNFIAFLDQGLERFRQK